The Actinosynnema mirum DSM 43827 genomic interval TATGACGGGATTTAATCCCGTCCCTATCGCGCCATTTATCTCCCGCCTATCACGGGTTGCCCCGAGCCGTGATAGCGCTATTCACAGCTCGCTGACCTGGTCATACCAATCCAAGCCGCACCGCGTGGGCGACCGCGTGCGCCCGATTGCGCGCACGCAGCCGCGCGGTCAGCTCGTAGATGACGTTCTTGACCGTGTGCTCCGAGCAGGCCAGTGCCGCGGCTATCGCGGAATTGCCCAGGCCATCGGCCATGAGCTGGAGCACGGCGGTCTGCTTCGCGGTGAGCGCCTCGACCTGGACCACGCCCTCGCCGGAGCGCCCGAGCAGCCGCACCAGCGCCTGGTAAGGGACGACGCCGTCGCCGTGCAGCGCCGAGTGCACCCCGGCGACCAGCCGGGACAGCGGGGAGGCCACCGGGCACAGCACGGCGCTGGCGCCCATGCGCACCGCCCGCAGCACGCCCGACGGGTCGAACGAGTCCGCGAGCACGAGCAGCCGGTCGACGCCGGGCCGGAACTCGGCGGGACAGGCGTCCAGGGCCTCGTCGACGGACTTCGCCGCCAGCACCACGACCACGTCCGGCCCCGGCGCGTCGACCAGCACCATGCCCGCCTCGCGCAGCCGCGCCGGGACGTCGCGCGCCACCGGCCCCACCGCCGTCACGTGCACCCGCACCCCGCTCACAGCAGGCCCGCCCGCAGCGCGTAGGCCACCGCGTGCGCGCGGTTGCGCAGCCGGAACCGGCGGGTGATGTCGTGCACCACCGTGGTGACGGTGCGCGGCGAGTAGCACAGCTCCTTCGCGATCTCCCCGGTCTCGCGCCCCTCGGCGACCAGGGCGAGCACCGCGCGCTCGCGCTCGCTCAGCCCGCCGCCCGCCAGCGCGGGCGAGACGGGCTCCCCCACCGCGCCCTGCAGCCGGTCGAGCAGGTCGGGGGGCACCGTGCAGTCCCCGACGGCGGCGGCCATGACCGCGCGGGTGAGCCGCCGCGCGTCCGCGTCCCGGCGGCGCAGCAGGCCGCGCACCCCGGCGAGCACGGCGTGCAGCGCCTGCACGGCCGTCACCTCGGCCACCACCAGCACCACGGCGCCGCGCCGCGCGCGGGCCAGGTCCAGCACCTCCCGGTCGACCGCGTCGACCAGCACCACGGCGACCCGCGCGGACTCCGCGGCCTCGCCCTCCACCACCACCAGCTCGGGGCAGGCGCGCAACGCGCTCGCCGCCCCGGCCTCCAGCATCGGGTCCCTGGCCACCACGGCCACCGGCACCAGCGCGCTGTCGACTGCACAGATCTGCTCCACGTTCGCCTCCAAGCGATTCCGACGGATGACATCGCGTGAGACTGATTCCGCCCACGAGGATCGGCAGACCGGCTATCACGGCGAAATCCCCGACTTATCCACGGGACGTGGACACGCGTACGGGTGACGGGGGCGCGGGGGTGGAGGCGGAAGCGCGGGGGTGGTGGTGCGGCAGGTCCCAGGCGTGCGGCGGGGGACGCGGCAGGTCGGGCGCGCGTCGGTGGGCGGGGCGGGAACGACGGCGCCCGCTCCCCCCTGGTGGGGAGAGCGGGCGGGAGGTGCGGTCGGGCGCGGCGCCGGGGTCAGCGCATCTCGCGGACCGGCTTGGAGGCGAGCACGCCGAGCGCGGTCACGGCCAGGATCACCGCCGTGCCGCCGAACATCAGGGTCGTGTTCCGCTCCGCGAGCGCCCCGCACAGCACCAGCGACAGCGGCGCGACGGCGTAGCCGAGCACCATGTCCACCGAGATCACCCGGCTGAGCACCGAGCCCTTGATGTTGCGCTGGATCCAGCTGAGCCCGAACACGCCCTGGTAGCCGATGCCGAAGCCCATCAGGAACACCGTCGCCACCGCCTCGGCCGCGCCCTCCACGAACCCCAGCGCGGCCATGCCCACCGCGAGCCACCCGGCGAGCGCGGCGACCAGCAGCCCGACCCTGGGCTTGCCGCCGCCCGCCCCGCCGACCAGGGTGCCGAGCATGGCCCCCGCGGCGAGCGCGCCGTTGAGCACGCCCAGGGTGGTGGAGCCGCCCTGGACCTCGGTGCGGGCGAGGTTGGCGAAGCCCACGGTGAACGGACCGGCGTAGCAGAACGTCACGGCCATGTCGACGACCAGGACGGTGCGGATGCGCGGGTCGGACAGGGCGTAGCGCAGGCCCTCCTTGATGCGCCCCAGCAGCGAGACCTGCTCGGGGGCCGCGGTCTCGGCGACCTGCTCGGGGTCGCGGGGCAGCGTGCGCACCCCGGTCACGCACAGCGCGCACAGCGCGAAGCACAGGGCGTCGACGAGGAAGGCGTAGTTCGCGTCCGTCGCGGCGACCACCACGCCGCCCACCGCCGGGCCGAGCACCGAGGAGACCTTGGCGCCCGCGCCGAGCAGCGCGTTGGAGGCGGGCAGCAGGTCCTTGGCCACCACGGACGGCAGGATCGACATGCGGGCGGGCTGGAAGAAGGCGTCCACCGCGCCGAAGGCCGCCGCCGCCGCGCACAGCCCCCAGAACCCGAGGCTCCCGGACAACCCGGCCAGCCCGACCGACGCCATCACCGCGGCCCGCGCCCAGCTGGACAGCACCATCAGCCGCCGGGTGGACCACCGGTCGCTCAGCGACCCGCCGACCAGGGTGAGCAGGGCGCGCGGGATCGCCTGGAGCGCCAGGACGTAGCCGAGCTGGAGGGTGGAGCCGGTCAGCTCCAGGGTGATCCAGGCGAACGCGATGTAGCTGAACCCGTCACCGAGCAGCGACAGGGCCTGCCCCGCCCACAGCAGGCGGAACGACGGGAGCCGGGCCGGGGCCAGCAGCCGGGCGCCCGCGCCGGTGAACGTGGTGGTCATGGCGGAGACCTTCTTCCTCTCCCCGTGCGGGGGATCGCGCTCGGCGGCGGCGAACGGGCCGACCGGCGGCGAGCGGGGCGGGTGAGCGGGCGGGGCGGACGAGCGGACGAGCGGGCCGTCCGCCGAGGTCAGTACCGGACCGGCAGGGCGGTCAGGCTGCGGTTGAGCAGGGACGGCTGCCAGGTGTGCCGGTCGCCCTCCAGCCGCAGGCCGGGGTACTCGGTGACCAGGAACCCCAGCACCGAGCGGGCCACCAGGCGGGCCAGGGCGGCCCCGATGCAGAAGTGCGCGCCGAAGCCGAAGCCCAGGTGGGCGGTGTCGGCGCGGGTGACCTGGAAGCGGTCCGGGTCCGGGTAGCGGGACGGGTCGCGGTTCGCGGCGGCGGTCACCAGGAACAGCCGGTCACCGGCGCGCACCCGCGCGCCGGACAGCTCGAAGTCGCGCGACGCCAGGCGGATGGACATCTTCGACGGCCCGTCGAACCGCATGGCCTCCTCCACCGCCGCCCCGACCAGGCCCGGATCGGCGCGCACCGCCGCCAGCTGCTCCGGGTCGAGCAGCAGGGCGCGGGCGGCGTTGGCGATCAGGTTGCTGGTGGTCTCCCCGCCCGCGAAGGCCATCTGGGTGAGCATCCCGACGAACTCGTCCTCGGTCACCTTGTCCCCGACCTGCCCGCCCGCGAGGACCGCGCTGATCAGGTCGTCCTGCGGGTCGGCGCGGCGCTTGCCGACCAGGTCCGCCAGGTACTCCTCCAGGTTCACCAGCGACTGCAGCGAGGTCCGGTACTCGCGCTCCTCCTGCGCCCCGCCGAGCACCAGCTCGCCGACCTTGGCGTTCCAGTACCAGAACGACGCGTGGTGCTGCTGCGGCACGCCCAGCCAGCGGGCGAACACCAGCGCGGGCAGCGGCTTCGCGACGTCGGCGATCAGGTCCCCGACCCGCCCCGGCACGGCCCGCCGGGTGAGCAGGGCCCTGGTGACGCGCTCGATCAGCGGCCGGTAGCGGTTGATGGCGCGCGCCGAGAACTGCTCCTGGAACACCTGCCGCAACCGCCGGTGGTCCGGCGCGTCGGTGAACACCATCCAGCGGGACAGGGTGCCGAAGGCCCGTTCGGCGCTGTCGCGGGCGCCCTCGGGGACCGCGTCCCTGAGCGGGCCGACGCGGTCGGCGGACGCGGCGGGCTCGCGCAGCGCCCCGACGAGCTGGGCGTGCCCGGTGACCAGCCAGGCCCGGTGCAGCGGGCTCCAGTGCACGGGGGCGTGGTCGCGCAGGGCGTTCAGGTACGGGTACGGGTCGGCGTTGACCGCCGGGTCGAGCAGGTAGCGCTCGGTGAAGACCGGCGCGGTGAGGGGCGTGGTGGGAAGCGTGGTGGGGGGCGCGGCGGGGGCCGGGGCCGCGGGTTCCAGGGTCGTCGGTTCCAGGGTCGTCGGTTCCAGGGTCGCGGTCATCGACGGGCCTCCGCCCTGATCGCGCCGAGCAGGTCCGCGAACGCGCGGGCGTTGGGCTCGGCGAGGATGGTCATGTGGTCGCCCGGCGACACGTGCACGGTCAGCCCGCCCAGCGCCAGCTCCCGCCAGCGCTCGACGTACTCGGCGAACCCGACGTCCAGCCCCGGCATCGGCTGCCCGTCGGGGATGGCGGCGGCCTCGGAGCCGACGACCAGGTGCACGTGGCCGGGGTGCGGGCGGGGCTCGTAGTCGGCGAGGGCGGCCAGCAGCGAGTGCCACACCTCGATCGGCGCGTCGTGCGCCAGGTCGGCCTCGGTGGGGGCCATGCCCGCGCCGAGCAGGGTCTCGCGCAACCACTCCAGCACCGCGTCGCGCTCGGCGCCCGGCTCCAGCTCGCGGGCCCAGTCGCGCAGCTCCAGCGCCCCGGCCAGGTCGGCGGCGACGCCGAGGAGCCGGTCGCGCGCGGGCTTGTTGGGCAGGTAGGGCTCGACGAGCACCAGCGGTTCGGCGGACGCGCCGCGCTCGTGCAGCTGGGTCGCCATCTCCAGGGCGAGGTTCGCGCCCATCGACCAGCCCAGCAGGGCGCGCGGGGCGTCGCCGGGCAGCTCGGCGACGTAGTTGGCGGCGATGCCGCGCACGGTGGTCGGGTCGACGCCGCCGAGCAGGCCGCGCGCCTGGAACGCCAGCACCGGGCCCTGCGGGAGCGCCCTGGCCAGCGGCACGAACCAGGCGGCGCTGCCGCCGGTGGGGTGCACGCAGTGCAGCGGCTCGCCGTCGCCGTCGCGCAGCCGCACCTCGGAGCGCACCTCGCGCGGCCCGTCGGGCGCGGTCTCGGCGAGCCGGGCCGCGAGCTGGGCGATGGTGGGCCGCTCGACCAGGTCGCGCACGGTGACCGGCACGCCCCTGGAGCGGGCGGTGGCGGCGACCCGCACGGTGGACAGGGAGCTGCCGCCGATGCGGAAGAAGTCGTCGTGCACACCGATCTCGGCCAGCCCCAGCACGTCCCGCCACACCTCGGCGAGCACGACCTCCGCCGGGGTGCGCGGGGCGGTGTAGGCGGCGCCCGCGCCGTCGCGCTCGGCCGTGGGCAGCGGCAGCGCGCCCCGGTCGACCTTGCCGCTGCGGTTGACCGGCAGGGCGTCCAGCACGACGAACCGGGCGGGCACCATGTAGGCGGGCACCCTGGCGCGCAGCGCCCGCCGCAGCGGTTCGGCGTCGGTGACGTCGCCGACCACGTACGCCACCAGCGCGGGACCGCCGGGCAGCTCGCGCAGCAGCACCACGGCCTGCGCGACCTCGGGCAGCTCGCCGAGGGCGTGCTCGACCTCGCCCAGCTCGATGCGGAAGCCGCGCAGCTTGACCTGCGAGTCGCGCCGGCCCGCCCACTCGATGCCGCCGTCCGCGCGGCGGCGGCCGAGGTCGCCGGTGCGGCACAGCCGGGAGCCGGGCGGTCCGTACGGGTCGGGCACGTAGGTGTCGGCGGTCAGCCCTGGTCTGCCCAGGTAGCCGCGGGCGACGCCGAGACCGCCGAGGTGGATCTCGCCGACCACGCCGACCGGCACCGGCTGGAGGTCGGGGTCGAGCACGTAGGCGGTGGTGTTGCGGAAGGGCAGGCCGATGGCGGGACGGCCGCCGCCGGGCTCGCAGACCTGCGCGGTGGTCCACACCGAGGTCTCGGTGAGGCCGTAGACGTTGTGGAAGCGGCGCCCTGCGGACCAGGCGTCGGCGATCTCGGCCGGGCAGGCCTCCCCCGCGACCTGGAGCGTGGCCAGGTCGGGGAACTCCTCGCCGGTCATGACGGCGAGGGCGCTGGGCGGCAGCATGGTCGCGGTGATCCGCAGCTCGCGCAGGGTGCGGGCCAGGTCGGGGCCGGGGCGCAGGGCGTCCTTGGGCGCGGTGCACAGGCGTCCGCCGTTGGCCAGCGCCCAGGTCATCTCCAGCACGGAGGCGTCGAAGCTCGCCGAGGCGAACTGCAGGACCCGGTCGGCCGGGCCGGGGCGCACCAGGTCGCGCTGGGCCTCGGCCATGGTCGCCAGGCCCCGGTGCGGGATCACCACGCCCTTGGGGACGCCGGTGGAGCCGGAGGTGTAGATGACGTACGCGGCGGCGTCACCGTCGACGGCCTCGGCCGGGACGAGCGGTCCGGTCCCCTCAGGCAGGGGCCGGTCGAGCAGGGTGGTGGGGCCGTCGAACGGGACGGTCCCGGCGAGGGCGCTCTGGGTGAGCAGGGCGCGCATCCCGCTGTCGTCGGCCATGAACGCGAGCCGGTCGGTGGGCAGCAGCGGGTCCATGGGCAGGTAGGCGCCGCCGGCGTGCAGCACGGCCAGCACGGCGCGCACCAGGTCCGGTCCCCGGTCGACGCAGATGCCGACGATCGACTCCGGTCCCACGCCCTGCGCGCGCAGCCGCCCGGCGAGCAGGAGGGCCTGCTCGTGCAGCCGCCCGTAGGTGAGGTCCTGCGGCCCGTCCTGGCCGAGGTGGGTGAGGGCGACGGCGGTCGGGTCCTGCGCGGCGACCTGGTGGTGGAACGCGGTGGTGGCGGGCGCGGACACCGGGCCGCGCGAGAGGACCAGCAGGTCGTGCTCCCGGACCGCGCCGCCCGTGGTGGGCCGGGTGACCGGGCCGTCCGGGTCGGCGGCCATGGCCTCCAGCAGGTCCCGGAACACGTCGGCTACCTGCTCGGCGGTGGCCGGGTCGACGCGGGTCGGGTCCACGTCCAGGGTGAAGCCGTTGACGCTGGTGTTGACCAGCAGCGGGAACAGGGTGCGGGCGATCTCCAGCGACTCGTCCCAGGTGTCGCCGCTGAGCCGGTGGAAGTTGACGTAGTTGAACACCGCCTCCACCAGGTTCGGCTCGCCGGGGCGCAGCCGCGCCATGTGCGCCATCGGCACCCTGCGGTGCGGCAGCACCGCCTGCTCGGCGGCGAAGGTGTCGCGCACCAGGTCCAGCCAGGTGCGGCCGGTGCGGCGCACCCCGAACGGCACGGTGTTGAGGAACAGCCCGCGCATCCGGTCCGCGCCCGAGCGCTCGGGGCGGCCGTTGGTGACCAGGCCGATGGAGTGCCCGCCGACCGGGTCGCCCGGCTCGGCGAACAGGCTCATGGTGTGGTGGAAGGCGGTCAGCAGCACGGTGCGGCGCGGCACGCCCGCCCGGCGCGCCAGCTGCCCGATCGCCTCGGTGAGGCCCGCGAAGGAGCGGCGCACCTCGTGCACGACCTCGGCCCCGCCCGGCTCGCGGTGGCCGAAGCGGACCGGGCGGAACTCGGCCAGCTCCTCCCGCCAGTGCGCCATGCCCTCGGCGGAGTCGATCGCGGCCAGCTCCAGCGCCACGTACTCGGCGAAGCGCGGCGACGGCGGCAGGTGCGGGCGCCCGCCCCGCACCGCCTGGCGGTGCAGGTCGAGCAGGTCGGCGACCAGGGAGGTCAGGCTCCAGCCGTCGAGCACCACGTGGCAGTCGGTGATGCTCAGCCGCAGCTCGCGGTCG includes:
- a CDS encoding helix-turn-helix transcriptional regulator — translated: MEQICAVDSALVPVAVVARDPMLEAGAASALRACPELVVVEGEAAESARVAVVLVDAVDREVLDLARARRGAVVLVVAEVTAVQALHAVLAGVRGLLRRRDADARRLTRAVMAAAVGDCTVPPDLLDRLQGAVGEPVSPALAGGGLSERERAVLALVAEGRETGEIAKELCYSPRTVTTVVHDITRRFRLRNRAHAVAYALRAGLL
- a CDS encoding helix-turn-helix transcriptional regulator, whose product is MRVHVTAVGPVARDVPARLREAGMVLVDAPGPDVVVVLAAKSVDEALDACPAEFRPGVDRLLVLADSFDPSGVLRAVRMGASAVLCPVASPLSRLVAGVHSALHGDGVVPYQALVRLLGRSGEGVVQVEALTAKQTAVLQLMADGLGNSAIAAALACSEHTVKNVIYELTARLRARNRAHAVAHAVRLGLV
- a CDS encoding cytochrome P450, with translation MTATLEPTTLEPTTLEPAAPAPAAPPTTLPTTPLTAPVFTERYLLDPAVNADPYPYLNALRDHAPVHWSPLHRAWLVTGHAQLVGALREPAASADRVGPLRDAVPEGARDSAERAFGTLSRWMVFTDAPDHRRLRQVFQEQFSARAINRYRPLIERVTRALLTRRAVPGRVGDLIADVAKPLPALVFARWLGVPQQHHASFWYWNAKVGELVLGGAQEEREYRTSLQSLVNLEEYLADLVGKRRADPQDDLISAVLAGGQVGDKVTEDEFVGMLTQMAFAGGETTSNLIANAARALLLDPEQLAAVRADPGLVGAAVEEAMRFDGPSKMSIRLASRDFELSGARVRAGDRLFLVTAAANRDPSRYPDPDRFQVTRADTAHLGFGFGAHFCIGAALARLVARSVLGFLVTEYPGLRLEGDRHTWQPSLLNRSLTALPVRY
- a CDS encoding MFS transporter, with amino-acid sequence MTTTFTGAGARLLAPARLPSFRLLWAGQALSLLGDGFSYIAFAWITLELTGSTLQLGYVLALQAIPRALLTLVGGSLSDRWSTRRLMVLSSWARAAVMASVGLAGLSGSLGFWGLCAAAAAFGAVDAFFQPARMSILPSVVAKDLLPASNALLGAGAKVSSVLGPAVGGVVVAATDANYAFLVDALCFALCALCVTGVRTLPRDPEQVAETAAPEQVSLLGRIKEGLRYALSDPRIRTVLVVDMAVTFCYAGPFTVGFANLARTEVQGGSTTLGVLNGALAAGAMLGTLVGGAGGGKPRVGLLVAALAGWLAVGMAALGFVEGAAEAVATVFLMGFGIGYQGVFGLSWIQRNIKGSVLSRVISVDMVLGYAVAPLSLVLCGALAERNTTLMFGGTAVILAVTALGVLASKPVREMR